A window of the Xanthocytophaga agilis genome harbors these coding sequences:
- a CDS encoding glycosyltransferase family 61 protein — protein MQTKPFKKKLSRKLKKTYYALTGKVKPKSVVALSLENAQAAYGSRSDVSIHRFFLENEFELKKPKFLAEDAVFKGYKSTFPTKGANYDAVLLEIRNPNFSFQYNHLVDDENRPIYEPRVRFDELPIQHEYLLDPPKISGTVAYFSNTVPNQYGHWLQTQLPLLLSYWETFGKENIDYYYIGECPIVDFVEESFAKMGIRREQIINFSCRADRSLISMKFRDIDKINSMRTGFELDSHSVQFLQKNLFKPATPAYEGQFAKKIFVMRGNVKFRKELNLPEVKAALEPHGFTFVSMEGKTMQQEADIFGNADVIIAVHGSALHNTIFSRPGTKVVEIFPYDYFEASNFVISNYGGFDYYYMIGEPLGSDTNPNTYEDRNITDIRVDAKKLIRLCEEADILAGVTSSVV, from the coding sequence ATGCAAACAAAACCATTTAAGAAAAAACTTTCAAGAAAGTTAAAAAAAACCTATTACGCTTTAACTGGTAAAGTAAAGCCTAAGAGTGTGGTTGCATTATCGCTTGAAAATGCTCAAGCTGCATATGGTTCACGTTCAGATGTTTCTATTCATAGATTCTTCCTGGAGAATGAGTTTGAACTGAAAAAGCCTAAATTTCTTGCGGAAGATGCTGTTTTCAAAGGCTATAAGTCAACATTCCCCACTAAGGGTGCTAATTATGATGCTGTATTGCTGGAAATTCGCAATCCGAATTTCTCTTTTCAATATAATCACCTGGTAGATGATGAAAACCGACCTATTTATGAACCAAGAGTTCGGTTTGATGAGTTACCTATTCAACATGAATATCTGCTGGACCCTCCAAAAATAAGTGGAACGGTTGCCTATTTCTCAAATACGGTTCCTAATCAGTATGGACATTGGTTACAAACTCAATTGCCTTTGTTATTGTCTTACTGGGAAACATTTGGCAAAGAGAATATAGATTATTATTATATTGGTGAATGTCCTATTGTTGATTTCGTGGAAGAGTCTTTTGCTAAGATGGGAATTCGCAGAGAACAGATTATCAATTTCTCCTGTAGGGCAGATCGCTCCCTGATATCTATGAAGTTTCGGGATATTGACAAAATAAACTCAATGCGTACTGGTTTTGAGCTGGACAGCCATAGCGTCCAATTCTTACAAAAGAATCTGTTTAAGCCCGCAACTCCAGCATACGAAGGTCAGTTCGCAAAGAAAATATTTGTGATGAGAGGAAATGTGAAATTCCGGAAAGAGTTAAACCTGCCAGAAGTAAAAGCTGCACTGGAACCACATGGATTTACATTTGTAAGTATGGAAGGTAAGACCATGCAACAGGAAGCAGATATCTTTGGAAATGCAGACGTAATTATTGCAGTACATGGATCTGCACTTCATAATACTATCTTCTCCCGTCCAGGAACAAAAGTAGTAGAGATATTTCCATATGACTATTTCGAAGCCTCTAACTTCGTAATCAGTAATTATGGTGGTTTTGATTATTACTATATGATTGGAGAGCCTTTAGGTAGTGATACTAATCCTAATACTTACGAAGATAGAAATATAACAGATATCCGTGTAGATGCTAAAAAGCTCATTCGCCTGTGTGAAGAAGCTGATATTCTGGCTGGAGTGACATCAAGTGTTGTGTAA
- a CDS encoding FAD-dependent oxidoreductase yields the protein MTHKDLDYLIVGQGLAASVLALTLLKQQKKIILFSDRELKPASAVAAGLYNPITGRKMSKTWQAETLFPFLENFYTEQEAILNSRFFYPSTIYRPFISIEEQNTWIAETSQPDIARFAEICQDDNSISTAVNAPYGGMLIHHAGYLNVKSFLSACHEYFDKIGIVYNHRLDHTQIQFSGSKVQYKDVTAQQIIFCEGPYATENLFFNWLPFRPVKGEVLHVVIDDFVTNYIINQHLFVIPLPDGTFRVGATYNWRTLDWQPSESGKAELLEKLSRLVQRPVHILDHSAGIRPATADRRPFIGTHPEHPELAFFGGMGSKGVSLIPYLAQHFIDFLLFQKEIMPEININRYLSLYKK from the coding sequence TTGACTCATAAAGACCTAGATTACCTGATCGTTGGGCAAGGATTAGCAGCCTCTGTATTGGCACTAACCTTACTAAAACAACAAAAAAAAATAATTTTATTTAGTGATAGAGAACTGAAACCTGCCTCTGCTGTAGCTGCCGGGCTTTACAATCCTATTACAGGACGAAAGATGAGCAAAACCTGGCAGGCAGAAACATTATTTCCGTTTTTGGAGAACTTCTATACAGAACAGGAAGCCATTCTTAACAGTCGTTTTTTTTATCCTTCCACTATTTATCGTCCTTTTATTTCTATTGAGGAGCAAAATACATGGATAGCAGAAACATCCCAACCTGATATTGCTCGTTTTGCAGAAATCTGCCAAGACGACAACTCTATATCAACTGCTGTCAATGCGCCCTATGGTGGAATGCTTATTCACCATGCCGGATATCTAAATGTCAAATCTTTTTTATCAGCCTGTCATGAGTATTTTGACAAAATTGGTATTGTATACAATCATAGACTGGATCATACTCAAATACAGTTTTCAGGAAGTAAAGTTCAGTATAAGGATGTCACAGCACAACAGATAATATTCTGTGAAGGGCCTTATGCTACTGAGAATCTATTCTTCAACTGGCTTCCTTTTCGTCCTGTTAAAGGAGAGGTACTACATGTAGTTATTGATGATTTTGTAACAAATTATATTATTAACCAACATTTATTCGTTATTCCATTACCAGATGGCACTTTTCGTGTAGGTGCAACTTATAACTGGCGTACTCTTGACTGGCAGCCCAGTGAATCAGGTAAGGCAGAATTATTGGAGAAGTTATCCCGACTTGTTCAAAGACCTGTACATATCCTGGATCATTCAGCAGGAATCCGTCCGGCTACAGCAGATAGACGTCCATTTATTGGCACACATCCAGAACATCCAGAATTGGCATTCTTTGGGGGTATGGGTAGTAAAGGAGTTTCTTTAATACCGTATTTGGCACAACATTTTATTGATTTCTTATTATTTCAAAAAGAAATCATGCCTGAAATCAACATTAATCGTTATCTTTCGTTGTATAAAAAATAA
- a CDS encoding DUF2851 family protein, giving the protein MQESFLHFLWQFQYFSTQGLQTTDGRQLQVIKPGIYNSDAGPDFTQARIVVGGIEWAGNIEMHLRSSDWQVHRHQQDKAYENVVLHVVWEHNLSVHHPDGTEIPVLILESHTDKNLLSRYQTLLQNMAPIACASQFSAVKNIHRRQALDKALMSRLHTKAIFVKELYQNSQQHWDETAYQVLAHAFGFKINSEPMLSLAQSLPLKILYKHANSLLQIEALLFGQAGLIPLQSGDSYVEDLRREYIFLKHKYQLHNTITAAQWKFLRLRPANFPTLRIAQLAMLIYQKKSLFSSLFSLQKPEEILTLMDITPSAYWQKHYHFGKESNHEGSLGKDSQHNLLINSVVPLLSAYAEIKNEHQYIEHAVFLLERLPSENNKITRLWKSETGLDIRTAFDSQASIELYNHSCCEHRCLSCPIGVSLVKQKTV; this is encoded by the coding sequence ATGCAGGAGTCATTTCTACATTTTTTATGGCAGTTTCAGTACTTCAGTACCCAAGGATTACAAACCACAGATGGCCGACAGCTTCAGGTTATCAAACCTGGAATTTACAATTCTGATGCAGGTCCTGATTTTACCCAAGCACGTATTGTTGTTGGAGGCATCGAATGGGCAGGCAATATAGAGATGCACCTACGGTCATCTGACTGGCAGGTGCATCGTCATCAACAGGATAAGGCATATGAAAATGTGGTGTTGCATGTAGTATGGGAACACAACTTATCTGTTCACCATCCGGATGGTACAGAAATCCCTGTCCTTATATTAGAATCCCATACAGACAAAAACCTTCTTTCCAGATACCAGACCTTACTGCAAAATATGGCTCCTATAGCCTGTGCCTCTCAATTTTCAGCAGTTAAGAATATTCATAGACGTCAGGCATTGGACAAGGCGTTAATGAGTCGTCTTCATACGAAAGCCATTTTTGTCAAAGAACTTTATCAGAACAGTCAACAACATTGGGATGAAACTGCCTATCAGGTTCTTGCACATGCATTTGGTTTTAAGATTAACAGTGAACCTATGCTTTCACTCGCTCAATCATTGCCACTCAAGATCTTATACAAACATGCCAACTCATTACTCCAGATAGAAGCTCTCCTATTTGGTCAGGCAGGACTTATTCCCTTACAAAGCGGCGATTCATATGTAGAAGATCTAAGGCGAGAGTATATATTCCTGAAGCACAAGTATCAGCTGCATAATACAATAACAGCCGCTCAGTGGAAATTTCTGCGTCTGCGACCAGCCAACTTTCCTACTCTCCGCATTGCCCAGTTGGCGATGTTAATCTATCAGAAGAAATCACTTTTTTCTTCCTTATTTTCTCTGCAAAAACCAGAAGAGATCCTGACTCTCATGGATATTACTCCTTCCGCTTATTGGCAAAAGCATTACCATTTTGGCAAAGAAAGTAATCACGAAGGCTCTTTGGGAAAGGATAGTCAACACAATCTTTTGATTAATAGTGTTGTACCACTTCTTTCAGCTTATGCAGAGATCAAGAACGAGCATCAATATATTGAGCATGCAGTTTTTTTATTGGAGCGACTACCTTCGGAAAACAATAAAATCACACGATTGTGGAAATCGGAAACCGGATTGGATATTCGTACAGCATTTGATTCTCAGGCGAGTATAGAACTATACAATCACTCTTGTTGTGAGCATAGGTGTTTAAGCTGCCCTATTGGAGTTTCATTAGTAAAACAAAAAACCGTGTAG
- a CDS encoding gliding motility-associated C-terminal domain-containing protein, which translates to MCFVSKTLLVGLVGMFCINTSPAQILNQGQVIAFTQGSVMTTGDITNQGEIDNQGEIYSTGNWKNIGIFKERTGEVHFIGASEQKIQHKGQSFYKLLTAGGTKVLEDSLKVINQLVFTDAILRVQPGSLLLMRKTASINGASMNAYIDGRLYWEGTHPRFYPVGMNELYAPLWLSEEPQSEMEPIVGINLYQPAIDGLFDSSLNKVSGVRYWERTVLQGKSENAYATLSILEDENIPEIDSAVVAGTSDLTIPFYNLGQQEIIGSIYNGTVKSYEYANKRWLAVGLNASNRSGLVYMPNAFAPSSPNEEERVCKVYGVNLAREGMTLTIYNRWGNVVFQSQSFEQITKFGWNGMNQNTHTEEVGGTYTYTLQGRFVTGKGFQRQGTITLIR; encoded by the coding sequence ATGTGTTTTGTATCTAAAACTTTACTGGTTGGATTGGTTGGTATGTTCTGTATCAATACATCTCCTGCTCAGATCCTGAATCAGGGGCAGGTGATTGCATTTACACAGGGCTCTGTAATGACTACAGGAGATATTACTAACCAGGGAGAGATCGATAATCAGGGTGAAATATATAGTACTGGCAACTGGAAGAATATCGGAATTTTTAAAGAACGGACAGGGGAAGTACATTTTATAGGTGCATCTGAACAAAAAATCCAACACAAAGGACAATCCTTTTATAAGCTGCTCACTGCTGGTGGTACTAAAGTGCTGGAAGATAGTTTGAAAGTAATCAATCAGCTGGTGTTTACAGATGCGATACTTCGGGTACAGCCAGGTAGTTTATTGCTAATGCGTAAAACCGCTTCCATCAATGGCGCTTCAATGAATGCTTACATTGATGGCCGACTGTATTGGGAAGGGACGCATCCGCGATTTTATCCGGTTGGTATGAATGAATTATATGCCCCTCTTTGGTTGAGTGAAGAACCTCAGTCTGAAATGGAGCCAATAGTTGGGATCAACCTCTACCAACCTGCTATAGACGGATTATTCGATAGTAGCCTGAATAAGGTCTCAGGTGTGCGTTATTGGGAGCGAACTGTATTACAGGGAAAATCTGAGAATGCCTATGCCACACTGAGTATCCTGGAAGATGAAAATATACCAGAGATAGATTCCGCAGTAGTAGCGGGGACTTCCGATTTGACCATTCCTTTTTATAATCTGGGACAGCAAGAAATAATAGGAAGTATTTATAATGGAACAGTAAAAAGTTATGAGTATGCGAATAAAAGATGGCTGGCTGTTGGACTGAATGCCTCAAATAGGTCAGGATTGGTGTATATGCCCAATGCATTTGCACCTTCATCTCCTAATGAGGAAGAGAGAGTGTGTAAAGTATACGGAGTAAATCTGGCCAGGGAAGGGATGACACTCACCATTTATAATCGATGGGGCAATGTTGTGTTTCAGAGCCAGTCTTTTGAACAGATTACAAAGTTTGGATGGAATGGTATGAATCAAAATACTCACACAGAAGAAGTCGGTGGTACATACACTTATACATTACAGGGAAGATTTGTTACAGGAAAAGGATTTCAAAGGCAGGGGACTATTACACTGATTCGTTGA
- a CDS encoding alpha/beta hydrolase, whose amino-acid sequence MKWLKRIAKWTAGFIFLLTISYVVGPKPSDPILDTQLPSVTTDLSKLEQEINTTEKKTPYLKPDNQARIIWADSLHKQPTTYSFVYIHGFGASQAEGAPVHTDLARRYGANLYLARLQDHGISNKNTFQNLTPENYLASAKKALAIAKILGNKVIILSTSAGAGLSLYLASEHPEITALIVYSPAIRLYDDKATLMNGPWGKQIMRSLLGSDYITYQRENPLEQKYWSAQYTIQGPIVLQSFMEAALNQDTFAKIKCPVYLAYYYKNEKEQDMVVSVPKMLEMFDQLGTSTALKRKEAFPKTGHHVIASYIRSKDWKSVENGTTKFLEEVVHLSPK is encoded by the coding sequence ATGAAATGGTTAAAACGTATTGCTAAATGGACAGCAGGATTTATCTTCTTACTAACTATTAGTTATGTAGTAGGTCCCAAACCCTCTGATCCTATTCTGGATACTCAACTACCTTCTGTTACAACAGATTTAAGTAAGCTGGAACAAGAAATTAATACAACAGAAAAAAAAACTCCTTATCTTAAACCTGACAATCAGGCCCGTATTATCTGGGCAGATTCTCTCCATAAACAACCTACTACTTATAGCTTTGTATACATTCACGGCTTTGGAGCCAGTCAGGCAGAAGGAGCACCAGTACACACAGATCTGGCTCGCCGATACGGAGCCAATCTATATCTGGCCCGTCTTCAGGATCATGGTATCAGCAATAAAAATACCTTTCAGAACCTCACACCTGAAAACTACCTGGCTTCGGCCAAGAAAGCACTAGCTATTGCCAAAATACTTGGAAATAAAGTTATCATTCTTTCCACATCTGCTGGGGCTGGTCTTTCTCTCTACCTTGCTTCAGAGCACCCGGAAATAACCGCATTGATAGTATATTCACCAGCTATTCGCCTCTACGATGATAAAGCGACGTTAATGAATGGGCCTTGGGGAAAGCAAATCATGCGCTCACTGTTAGGATCAGATTATATAACCTATCAAAGAGAAAATCCACTGGAACAAAAATATTGGTCTGCACAATATACTATTCAAGGGCCTATTGTCTTACAAAGTTTTATGGAAGCGGCACTCAATCAGGATACTTTTGCTAAAATAAAATGTCCGGTATATCTGGCCTATTATTATAAAAATGAGAAGGAACAGGATATGGTAGTATCTGTTCCTAAAATGCTGGAGATGTTTGATCAGTTGGGAACCTCTACAGCTTTAAAGAGAAAAGAAGCTTTTCCTAAAACAGGCCATCATGTCATTGCATCATATATTCGTTCCAAAGACTGGAAAAGTGTAGAAAATGGCACAACTAAATTTCTTGAAGAGGTAGTACATCTCTCACCAAAGTAA
- a CDS encoding S1C family serine protease, with product MDAFSNIVVDAVNQIKNAVVKIDIFKRQHEKMILVGSGSGFVFSSDGLIFTNSHVVHGADKIVITLLDGSESEAFLVGEDPDTDLAVIKTYANGFSVAKIGDSEALSIGQLVIAIGNPYGYQHTVTTGVVSALGRTLRTNSGRLVDNVIQSDAALNPGNSGGPMVTATGEVIGVNTAVIREAQGLSFAVGINTAKDIAGHLIKEGKVSKAYLGIMLQEITINPRIVNFYNLKTTKGLLVVSLEKNSPARRSQLQEGDIIIGFENTSIQTSHDLFKLLNKDRIEKWSKLEVLRNTQKLDIGIYPTAQAA from the coding sequence ATGGATGCATTTTCTAACATCGTTGTCGATGCTGTGAATCAGATAAAAAATGCAGTAGTTAAAATAGATATATTTAAACGACAGCATGAAAAAATGATCCTAGTCGGGTCTGGTTCCGGTTTTGTATTTTCTTCCGACGGATTAATTTTTACAAACAGCCATGTAGTACATGGAGCGGATAAGATTGTTATTACGCTGCTTGATGGATCTGAATCTGAAGCATTTCTGGTTGGTGAAGATCCGGATACGGATCTGGCAGTTATAAAGACATATGCTAATGGCTTCTCTGTAGCTAAAATCGGAGACTCTGAGGCTTTAAGTATTGGACAACTGGTAATTGCTATTGGTAATCCATATGGCTATCAGCACACAGTTACAACAGGAGTTGTCAGTGCTTTAGGTCGAACGCTGAGAACTAATTCCGGCCGTTTGGTTGATAATGTGATTCAAAGTGATGCGGCTCTTAACCCAGGAAACTCAGGTGGCCCTATGGTGACCGCTACCGGTGAAGTTATAGGCGTTAATACAGCTGTGATACGGGAAGCCCAGGGACTTAGCTTTGCAGTTGGCATCAATACAGCTAAAGATATTGCGGGTCATCTGATCAAAGAAGGTAAAGTTAGCAAAGCCTATTTGGGAATTATGTTGCAGGAAATTACTATCAATCCCCGTATTGTTAACTTCTACAATCTGAAAACGACCAAAGGCTTATTGGTGGTCTCTCTTGAGAAGAATTCGCCTGCGAGACGATCCCAGCTTCAGGAAGGAGATATTATTATTGGTTTTGAAAACACTTCGATTCAGACGTCTCATGACTTGTTTAAGTTATTAAACAAAGACCGCATCGAGAAATGGTCTAAGCTGGAAGTGTTACGCAATACACAGAAACTGGATATTGGTATTTATCCAACAGCACAGGCTGCCTGA
- a CDS encoding glycerophosphodiester phosphodiesterase produces MKYSFLYLLFFFTILTSYSQSTFDWQAHRGGRGIMPENSLPAFQKSLEIGVTTLELDVVITKDKQVIVSHEPFFSADICLDKTGQSVSSDKKQYNIYQFTYTEVQSFDCGSKGNKGFPEQQKLKVSKPLLSEVFQLAEKYCQEKKLPPVHYNIEIKSSPEGDNTFHPEVSEFSNLVYQIIKQYVPLERITLQCFDFRVLKYWKEKYPTVTLAALVANPRSVENNLADLGFTPQIYSPYYKLLLTKNKVENIHALGMKVIPWTVNEVTDMQRLKDWGVDGIITDYPNRIKEVK; encoded by the coding sequence ATGAAATATTCATTTCTTTATTTGCTATTTTTCTTCACTATCCTAACCTCATACAGCCAATCTACCTTTGACTGGCAGGCCCATCGTGGAGGCAGAGGCATTATGCCTGAAAATAGTCTTCCAGCATTTCAAAAATCACTGGAAATAGGAGTTACTACATTGGAACTGGATGTAGTAATTACCAAAGACAAACAAGTCATTGTCTCTCATGAGCCTTTTTTCTCAGCAGACATCTGTCTAGATAAAACAGGACAAAGTGTATCCTCTGACAAAAAGCAATATAACATCTATCAATTCACTTATACAGAAGTACAATCCTTTGATTGTGGCTCAAAAGGGAATAAAGGTTTCCCGGAACAACAGAAATTGAAAGTTAGCAAGCCTCTACTCAGTGAAGTATTCCAGCTTGCAGAGAAATACTGTCAGGAGAAAAAATTACCACCTGTTCATTATAATATCGAAATTAAGAGTTCTCCAGAAGGTGATAATACTTTTCATCCCGAAGTTAGTGAGTTTTCAAACCTGGTCTACCAGATAATCAAGCAATATGTACCTCTTGAACGAATTACGTTACAATGTTTTGACTTCCGAGTGCTTAAGTACTGGAAGGAAAAATATCCTACAGTAACCTTGGCAGCTTTAGTTGCTAATCCAAGGTCCGTTGAAAATAACCTAGCAGATCTCGGATTTACACCTCAAATTTATAGTCCTTATTACAAACTACTTCTTACTAAAAACAAGGTAGAAAATATACATGCATTAGGGATGAAAGTAATTCCCTGGACGGTTAACGAAGTGACTGACATGCAACGATTAAAGGATTGGGGAGTAGACGGAATTATCACAGATTATCCCAATCGTATCAAAGAAGTAAAATAA
- a CDS encoding PorP/SprF family type IX secretion system membrane protein: MRFRMLVFWITSMWLVETIQAQDPNFSQFYAAPLYLNPALAGVEKDVTFSANFRSQWRSLGFPQQIGQFSGIFPLHNRRYPVIQSGGIGFSIYNDLSGEGNNFRTTGIQAGAAYNLVLSRDYAHIVSFGMQIGMIQKAIDFTDLRWGSQYNAAAPFFGFDYTVAPSITTNLMRDKALYPVVHSGVVWHFNPDRVHYSRPFSSFIGFSVSNLNRPDESLIRGESSQLPLLFRMQGGFNYELSPSFKIMPNILWMRQNGNNQINAGTYFSYEMTSSETQSPAQIMAGAWYRIQDSFILSAAISNSKYTLGFSYDINTSSLRYTSRGRGAWELSLTYRIIKNKAARRFSTPLL; encoded by the coding sequence ATGAGATTTCGGATGTTGGTTTTCTGGATTACTTCAATGTGGCTGGTAGAAACGATACAGGCACAAGATCCGAACTTTTCACAGTTTTATGCAGCCCCTTTGTATCTTAATCCTGCCTTGGCAGGAGTAGAGAAAGATGTTACATTCTCTGCCAATTTCCGTTCGCAATGGAGAAGCCTTGGCTTTCCTCAACAAATAGGGCAGTTCTCAGGAATATTTCCTTTACATAATCGGCGTTATCCAGTTATACAATCCGGAGGGATTGGTTTTTCTATTTACAATGATCTTTCTGGAGAGGGAAATAATTTCAGGACCACAGGTATTCAGGCAGGAGCAGCCTATAATCTCGTCTTGTCAAGAGATTATGCACACATAGTAAGCTTTGGCATGCAAATAGGAATGATCCAGAAAGCTATCGATTTTACAGATCTTCGCTGGGGATCACAATACAATGCAGCAGCTCCGTTTTTTGGATTTGATTACACAGTAGCTCCAAGCATTACTACAAACCTAATGCGGGATAAAGCATTATATCCGGTAGTTCATTCTGGTGTAGTCTGGCATTTTAATCCAGACCGTGTTCACTATAGTAGGCCATTCAGTAGCTTTATCGGTTTTTCTGTATCTAATCTGAATCGCCCGGATGAATCACTTATACGAGGAGAATCAAGCCAACTACCTCTATTATTCCGCATGCAGGGAGGTTTTAATTATGAACTATCTCCATCCTTTAAGATAATGCCAAATATACTCTGGATGAGGCAAAACGGTAATAATCAGATTAATGCAGGGACTTACTTCTCCTATGAAATGACTTCATCTGAAACACAAAGTCCGGCACAGATTATGGCTGGAGCGTGGTATCGGATTCAGGATTCATTCATACTCTCTGCTGCAATTAGCAATTCAAAATATACACTAGGATTTAGTTATGATATTAATACCTCCTCACTTCGCTATACAAGCAGGGGAAGAGGTGCATGGGAGTTGTCATTAACTTACAGAATTATAAAAAACAAAGCAGCCAGAAGGTTTTCGACACCTTTATTATAG